From the Fibrobacter sp. UWT2 genome, one window contains:
- a CDS encoding adenosylhomocysteinase encodes MIFSEIIKESYEPREYPALALLSDEWLQTRPFWGCKVLVATPIFRNTLVEYRALMAGGASLYVGYSVGTSGAAMPCDKKIVEFLKEKDVPVVTDEDIKSGKVADDFDLILDCAGQFAFCHPKKGFVELTRSGVQFYTNSEHPVYVADSGIVKRIETVLGTGDGYFRGLESLGYTKFEGKSLVVFGSGKVGCGIALHGVRRGMNVCTITNTRNDDSNSNFSSVLLNNDVRIEDYLDDEIVADVIAHADFVVTATGRKNALTQSAVSAILANTKAVVANMGVEDEFGELVPHTRVLNGKSPLNFVLDEPTHLKYIDTSLALHAALGERLLQECAEAASPFKGVQNPPSEIEQRLLMTTIQDGVIGPEICDMMR; translated from the coding sequence ATGATTTTTTCCGAAATCATCAAGGAATCTTACGAACCGAGAGAGTATCCGGCGCTGGCTCTGCTTTCAGATGAGTGGCTGCAGACGCGCCCGTTTTGGGGCTGTAAGGTTTTGGTGGCGACTCCGATTTTCAGGAACACATTGGTAGAATACCGTGCACTAATGGCCGGCGGTGCGAGCCTTTATGTGGGCTATTCCGTTGGAACGTCGGGGGCGGCCATGCCTTGCGACAAGAAAATCGTCGAATTCCTGAAAGAAAAAGATGTTCCCGTCGTTACCGATGAAGATATCAAGAGCGGTAAAGTTGCCGATGATTTCGACTTGATTTTGGATTGCGCCGGACAGTTTGCTTTTTGCCACCCGAAAAAGGGTTTTGTAGAACTCACCCGTAGCGGTGTGCAGTTTTATACGAATTCGGAGCATCCGGTATATGTTGCCGATAGCGGAATAGTCAAGCGCATCGAAACCGTGCTCGGTACGGGCGACGGTTACTTTCGCGGATTGGAATCGTTGGGCTATACCAAATTCGAAGGAAAATCGCTTGTGGTATTTGGTAGCGGCAAGGTGGGTTGCGGCATTGCCCTGCATGGCGTGCGTCGCGGCATGAACGTCTGCACCATCACCAATACCCGTAACGATGATTCCAACTCGAATTTCAGCAGCGTGCTGCTGAACAACGACGTCCGTATTGAAGATTACTTGGACGACGAAATAGTGGCGGATGTGATTGCCCACGCCGATTTTGTGGTGACCGCAACAGGCCGCAAGAATGCGCTGACCCAGTCTGCTGTTTCTGCAATTCTAGCCAATACCAAGGCTGTCGTGGCCAACATGGGTGTCGAAGACGAATTTGGCGAACTTGTTCCCCATACAAGAGTGCTGAACGGAAAGTCTCCCTTGAATTTCGTGCTGGACGAACCCACTCACCTCAAGTACATCGATACTAGCCTTGCTTTGCATGCGGCCTTGGGCGAACGCCTGCTGCAAGAATGTGCCGAAGCGGCTAGTCCTTTCAAGGGCGTGCAGAATCCGCCTAGTGAAATTGAGCAACGTTTGTTGATGACGACCATTCAGGACGGGGTTATTGGCCCTGAAATCTGCGACATGATGCGCTAG
- a CDS encoding sulfide/dihydroorotate dehydrogenase-like FAD/NAD-binding protein, producing MAKILFKKQMSSAVYMFRVEAPLIAQERKAGQFIILQTNKDNGERVPLTIADADTTEGSITLIFQTVGKTTTELSKFEVGDDIPVLVGPLGSPTHIENFGHVVCVCGGVGIAPMHPIVQALKAAGNKVTIIMGARNESLFLMKDEMTALADNIIFMTDDGSYGRKGLVTEPLKELCEDTKGKPDMVIAIGPPIMMKFCALTTKPYGVKTVVSLNSIMVDGTGMCGGCRVTIGGKTKFVCVDGPEFDGHEVDWNNMLQRMGAFKPQEQESLHRFGANDGHKCNIDKMADAKAKESK from the coding sequence ATGGCAAAAATTCTCTTTAAAAAACAAATGTCTTCCGCGGTCTACATGTTCCGCGTCGAGGCCCCGCTGATCGCTCAAGAGCGTAAGGCCGGCCAGTTTATCATCCTCCAGACGAACAAGGATAACGGCGAACGCGTGCCTCTCACCATCGCCGATGCCGACACGACTGAAGGCTCTATCACCCTGATTTTCCAGACGGTTGGCAAGACCACCACCGAACTTTCCAAGTTCGAAGTCGGTGACGATATTCCCGTGCTCGTGGGCCCGCTCGGCTCTCCGACCCACATCGAGAATTTTGGCCACGTGGTTTGCGTGTGCGGTGGCGTGGGTATCGCCCCGATGCACCCGATCGTTCAGGCCCTCAAGGCTGCAGGCAACAAGGTCACCATCATCATGGGTGCCCGTAACGAAAGCCTGTTCCTCATGAAGGACGAAATGACCGCTCTCGCCGACAACATCATCTTCATGACCGACGACGGTTCTTATGGCCGCAAGGGTCTCGTGACCGAACCGCTTAAGGAACTCTGCGAAGACACCAAGGGCAAGCCTGACATGGTGATCGCTATCGGTCCTCCGATCATGATGAAGTTCTGCGCCCTCACCACCAAGCCCTACGGCGTGAAGACCGTGGTGAGCCTCAACAGCATCATGGTGGACGGAACCGGCATGTGCGGTGGCTGCCGCGTGACTATCGGTGGCAAGACGAAGTTCGTCTGCGTCGATGGCCCGGAATTCGACGGTCACGAAGTCGACTGGAACAACATGCTCCAGCGTATGGGCGCTTTCAAGCCCCAGGAACAGGAATCTCTGCACCGCTTCGGTGCAAACGATGGCCACAAGTGCAACATTGACAAGATGGCTGACGCAAAGGCCAAGGAGAGCAAGTAA
- the trxA gene encoding thioredoxin: protein MTELNITKSNFETEVMNSDKPVLIDFWAPWCGPCRMLSPTISEIAEEHGDKVKVCKVNVDEQGELASFFGVMSIPTLVVIKEGKIVNSVVGVRPKDQIVNMFS, encoded by the coding sequence ATGACCGAATTGAATATTACCAAGAGCAACTTTGAAACAGAAGTCATGAACTCCGACAAGCCCGTTCTGATTGACTTTTGGGCACCCTGGTGCGGGCCCTGTCGCATGCTCTCGCCCACCATCTCCGAAATCGCCGAAGAACACGGCGACAAGGTGAAGGTCTGCAAGGTGAATGTCGACGAACAGGGCGAACTGGCGTCTTTCTTTGGAGTCATGAGCATTCCCACGCTCGTGGTCATCAAGGAAGGTAAAATCGTCAACTCCGTAGTCGGGGTACGTCCAAAAGACCAGATTGTCAACATGTTCAGCTAA
- the gltA gene encoding NADPH-dependent glutamate synthase: MSEHLTREQLDAAAKVELEKINALPKPLKPKDKNAIPAQPMPQLEPSYRARVMEEVAQGYTEAQAIVEANRCLACKNQPCVESCPVHIDIPAFIAKIAEGDFKAAIAKIKETSLLPAICGRVCPQERQCQMNCTMGKMHKDVNQAVAIGRLERFAADYERNNGGASVPAVKPATGKKVAVIGSGPAGLVVAADVRREGHDVTIFEAFHKLGGVVRYGIPEFRLPKKIVDNEIESLAAMGVKFETNFVIGRTRKLKDLIEKDGFDAVFVGTGAGLPLFMNIEGENLVGVFAANEYLTRANLMRAYDKEHADTPMWPGKNVVVLGGGNVAMDAARMALRLGAEKVRIIYRRSMNELPARKEEVLHAQEEGVEFCVLQNPAKILGDEAGHVRGMLVDKYELGEPDEKGRPRPVKVEGASFEIECDTVLVAIGNGSNPLISNTTPELSVDKKGHILLEDAAANKTFMEKVYAGGDIVLGAATVILAMGEGRRAAAGINEFLKK; the protein is encoded by the coding sequence ATGTCTGAACATTTGACTCGTGAACAGTTGGACGCCGCCGCCAAGGTGGAACTTGAAAAGATTAACGCCCTCCCGAAGCCGCTCAAGCCGAAGGACAAGAATGCCATTCCGGCTCAGCCGATGCCGCAGCTCGAACCGAGCTACCGCGCTCGCGTGATGGAAGAAGTGGCCCAGGGTTATACCGAAGCCCAGGCCATTGTTGAAGCTAACCGCTGCCTCGCTTGTAAGAACCAGCCTTGCGTGGAAAGCTGCCCGGTGCACATCGACATCCCGGCCTTCATCGCCAAGATTGCTGAAGGTGACTTCAAGGCCGCTATCGCCAAGATTAAGGAAACCAGCTTGCTCCCGGCTATCTGCGGCCGCGTTTGCCCGCAGGAACGCCAGTGCCAGATGAACTGCACCATGGGCAAGATGCACAAGGACGTGAACCAGGCTGTGGCTATTGGCCGTCTGGAACGCTTTGCTGCCGACTATGAACGCAACAACGGTGGCGCCTCTGTGCCGGCCGTGAAGCCCGCTACCGGCAAGAAGGTGGCTGTGATCGGTTCCGGTCCTGCCGGCCTGGTTGTCGCTGCTGACGTTCGCCGCGAAGGCCACGACGTGACCATCTTCGAAGCTTTCCACAAGCTCGGTGGTGTGGTCCGCTATGGTATTCCTGAATTCCGTCTTCCGAAGAAGATCGTGGACAATGAAATTGAATCCCTTGCTGCCATGGGCGTGAAGTTTGAGACAAATTTTGTCATCGGCCGTACCCGTAAGCTCAAGGACCTCATTGAAAAGGATGGCTTCGATGCCGTGTTTGTCGGTACCGGTGCAGGCCTCCCGCTCTTCATGAACATCGAAGGTGAAAACCTGGTCGGTGTGTTCGCCGCTAACGAATACCTGACCCGCGCTAACCTCATGCGCGCCTACGACAAGGAACATGCCGATACTCCGATGTGGCCCGGTAAGAACGTGGTCGTTCTCGGTGGTGGTAACGTCGCTATGGACGCTGCCCGTATGGCTCTCCGTCTCGGTGCCGAAAAGGTCCGTATCATTTACCGCCGCAGCATGAACGAACTCCCGGCCCGTAAGGAAGAAGTTCTCCATGCTCAGGAAGAGGGTGTCGAATTCTGCGTTCTGCAGAACCCGGCCAAGATCCTTGGCGACGAAGCCGGCCACGTGCGCGGCATGCTCGTCGACAAGTACGAACTCGGCGAACCCGATGAAAAGGGCCGTCCGCGTCCGGTCAAGGTCGAAGGTGCAAGCTTCGAAATCGAATGCGACACCGTGCTCGTTGCTATCGGTAACGGTTCCAACCCGCTTATCAGCAACACCACGCCGGAACTCTCTGTCGACAAGAAGGGTCACATCCTTCTCGAAGATGCTGCTGCCAACAAGACCTTTATGGAAAAGGTCTACGCCGGTGGCGACATCGTGCTCGGCGCTGCAACTGTGATCCTCGCCATGGGCGAAGGTCGTCGTGCTGCTGCCGGCATCAACGAATTCCTGAAGAAGTAA
- a CDS encoding FISUMP domain-containing protein gives MNSAIKGLFILTLSSLCLTACGGDSGNSSKPAPEEEENLSSSISHQRSSSSASITSATTVVDSDAHDLKKDEPFEGEVVDRSTWTVYSTRSIGVYTWLGNMNEKDASVKSTCYAYDDSRCDLYGRLYMKKNAEDLCPSGFSFPSVSDWKYIMEVDSKSVLYSGICFKRDSLECTGISDSAQYFAAGDSAVMVDRFGHVTATKAADNGFYSLRCIKYRSIVEKMSDLPDCGSDTYNSSTIFVATKDSSYYCRYGEWKNESNRGTCLSSETGEKYLIKDLVYICKGGYWQLTTIEDTDIECVDENLYEEYVVNGTRYACTDTGMAKLSYPASKIGYCNPDRNGDMIELDSTNYVCRDFVWRYATVSDFYGECNVSKYGLVVTVDGKRYICSAKGSWRLTSDTEDELGPCTEKLQDSILKNKSGAYYLCDNWEWYRASKNQVLGTCSDANEGDTITYESYLYECSEKTWKTHSLISKELGFCTTKNKGAKGVYRDTVYYCYSDRGKDWAKASELELLLGFCRKDTTYIVEKEGIFYKCYSGSWKDAAQSDVLKSCYSTAGEKKVFNGKEFVCDTTALNSSGAWYALTALDSAIGEYCRTAILEKKVRLGNDVYVCRVDASAKYRKTWQDYSLGDYLRYCDKDRVGDREFNGVDTSVCIQNVCGSDMIEEYAYDGKKTTLCVRLNHSGYWWQPIMRERIVDARDGEVYGVVKLGSQKWLNRDLAYWITTAYEDDGRLATLSPEQYREFEGWNYNLFYVWKDALGGSKDICPAGTHIPSKAEWKTLFEYAKELSPKGGIRTLFNKWDNRTSLIGWDLYGLALYKNGFMDMDYYPPGNEVRAGENDYMTAYYLTSDLGKTDGTANAVHVDSTMAIDYEFSALKEDAYKIRCIVD, from the coding sequence GTGAACTCTGCAATCAAGGGACTATTCATTTTGACACTGTCGAGCCTTTGCTTGACGGCGTGCGGTGGCGATTCGGGAAATTCTTCGAAGCCTGCCCCTGAAGAGGAAGAAAATTTAAGTTCTTCGATCTCTCATCAGCGTTCTTCAAGTTCGGCTTCGATTACGAGCGCGACGACGGTCGTTGATTCCGATGCGCATGACCTTAAGAAGGATGAACCTTTCGAGGGCGAGGTTGTCGATCGCTCGACGTGGACTGTCTATAGCACCCGTTCGATAGGCGTTTACACGTGGCTTGGAAACATGAACGAAAAAGACGCCTCGGTCAAGAGCACCTGCTACGCTTACGATGATTCCAGATGCGATCTTTACGGCAGACTCTACATGAAAAAGAATGCAGAAGACTTGTGCCCTTCAGGTTTCTCTTTCCCGTCGGTTTCGGACTGGAAATACATCATGGAAGTGGATTCCAAATCGGTTCTCTATTCGGGAATTTGCTTCAAGAGGGATTCTCTGGAATGTACGGGGATTAGTGATTCGGCGCAGTACTTTGCTGCTGGTGACAGCGCCGTGATGGTTGACCGCTTCGGACATGTTACGGCGACAAAGGCGGCCGACAATGGATTCTATTCTCTGCGTTGCATCAAGTACCGGAGCATTGTTGAAAAAATGTCGGACTTGCCTGATTGCGGTAGCGATACCTACAACAGCTCTACGATATTCGTTGCTACAAAAGATTCCAGCTACTATTGCCGTTACGGGGAATGGAAAAACGAATCGAACCGCGGAACTTGCCTCAGTAGCGAAACGGGTGAAAAATACCTGATTAAGGACTTGGTCTATATTTGCAAGGGTGGCTATTGGCAGCTGACGACTATCGAAGATACCGATATTGAATGTGTCGACGAGAATTTGTATGAAGAATATGTCGTCAACGGAACTCGCTACGCCTGTACCGATACGGGAATGGCTAAGTTGAGTTACCCTGCGTCTAAAATCGGCTATTGCAACCCGGATCGCAACGGCGATATGATTGAACTCGATAGCACAAATTATGTCTGCCGCGATTTTGTGTGGCGGTACGCTACGGTTTCGGACTTTTACGGGGAATGTAACGTTTCGAAATACGGCTTGGTGGTGACTGTTGATGGCAAGCGCTACATTTGCTCTGCCAAGGGCTCTTGGCGCCTGACGAGTGATACCGAAGATGAACTTGGTCCATGTACCGAAAAATTGCAGGATTCCATTCTGAAAAACAAGAGCGGTGCTTACTATTTGTGCGATAACTGGGAATGGTATCGCGCGTCTAAAAACCAGGTGCTGGGTACATGTTCCGATGCCAATGAGGGCGATACCATTACTTATGAATCGTACCTTTATGAATGCTCCGAAAAAACTTGGAAAACGCATAGCCTTATTTCTAAGGAGCTCGGCTTTTGCACCACGAAGAATAAGGGCGCAAAAGGCGTGTACCGCGATACGGTCTATTACTGCTATTCGGACCGCGGCAAGGATTGGGCGAAAGCCTCGGAACTGGAATTGCTGCTTGGCTTTTGCCGCAAGGATACTACGTACATCGTAGAAAAAGAAGGAATCTTCTATAAGTGTTATTCCGGATCTTGGAAAGATGCAGCGCAAAGCGATGTTCTGAAGTCGTGCTATTCGACTGCTGGCGAAAAAAAGGTGTTCAATGGCAAGGAATTCGTTTGCGACACGACCGCCTTAAATAGCAGCGGCGCCTGGTATGCCTTGACGGCGCTTGACTCTGCTATAGGAGAATATTGTAGAACTGCGATTCTGGAAAAAAAGGTGAGATTGGGGAATGATGTCTATGTCTGTAGAGTCGATGCGTCGGCGAAATACAGGAAAACTTGGCAAGATTATTCGTTGGGTGATTATCTGAGATACTGTGACAAGGACCGCGTGGGCGATCGCGAGTTTAATGGCGTGGATACGAGCGTGTGTATACAGAATGTCTGTGGCTCCGACATGATTGAAGAATATGCCTACGACGGAAAGAAAACCACGTTGTGTGTTAGATTGAACCATTCCGGATATTGGTGGCAGCCCATTATGAGGGAACGTATTGTTGATGCCCGCGATGGTGAAGTCTATGGCGTTGTAAAGCTGGGGTCGCAAAAATGGCTGAATAGGGATTTGGCCTATTGGATTACAACGGCTTATGAAGATGATGGAAGGCTGGCCACGTTGTCTCCGGAGCAATATAGGGAATTTGAGGGCTGGAATTATAACTTGTTCTATGTATGGAAAGATGCTTTAGGTGGCTCGAAGGATATTTGCCCTGCAGGAACGCACATCCCGTCTAAGGCGGAATGGAAAACGCTGTTTGAATATGCCAAGGAACTTTCGCCTAAAGGAGGAATTCGTACTTTGTTCAATAAATGGGACAATCGAACAAGTCTGATCGGCTGGGACCTCTATGGCCTTGCTCTGTATAAAAATGGTTTTATGGATATGGATTATTATCCGCCGGGCAATGAGGTAAGAGCAGGTGAAAATGACTACATGACGGCTTACTATTTGACGTCTGATCTGGGAAAAACAGATGGCACCGCAAATGCAGTTCATGTAGATAGCACGATGGCTATTGATTATGAATTTAGCGCGTTGAAAGAAGACGCCTATAAAATCCGCTGTATTGTAGATTAG
- a CDS encoding Crp/Fnr family transcriptional regulator, translated as MSLGPFSHFLPNLPFWQNLSPEEKAMVSDRCVTKRFGKNQMIHNSKTSCLGIIFILSGGIRVGLISDEGREITLYRAHANEFCVSTASCVIHQLTFETQVTAEEDTTALVIPAALCAKLMDTNIHVRAFIFEKETERYSQTIWAIQLMLFKRFDQRLASYLISAFESTGKDEVKKTQEEIARDVNSAREVVARMLQEFAAKGLVEIKRGRILLRDINGLKKIL; from the coding sequence ATGAGCTTAGGTCCATTCAGTCACTTCCTTCCGAATCTGCCCTTTTGGCAGAATCTTTCGCCCGAAGAAAAGGCGATGGTTTCGGACCGTTGCGTTACAAAGCGCTTCGGCAAGAACCAGATGATTCACAACAGCAAAACCTCTTGCCTCGGAATCATCTTTATTCTGAGTGGAGGGATTCGCGTAGGACTCATCTCTGACGAAGGACGCGAAATCACCCTGTACCGTGCCCACGCCAACGAGTTTTGCGTATCGACCGCTTCTTGCGTGATTCACCAGCTGACTTTCGAGACCCAGGTCACCGCCGAAGAAGACACGACCGCATTGGTGATTCCGGCTGCCCTGTGCGCCAAGCTGATGGATACGAACATCCATGTGCGGGCATTCATCTTCGAAAAAGAGACGGAGCGTTATTCGCAGACCATTTGGGCGATTCAGCTCATGCTGTTCAAACGGTTCGACCAGCGTCTGGCCTCTTACCTGATTTCGGCTTTTGAAAGCACCGGCAAGGACGAAGTCAAGAAAACGCAGGAAGAAATCGCCCGCGACGTGAATTCTGCCCGCGAAGTGGTGGCCCGCATGCTCCAAGAATTCGCCGCCAAGGGCCTTGTCGAAATCAAGAGGGGCAGAATCCTGCTCCGCGACATCAACGGACTGAAGAAAATCCTGTAA
- the cysS gene encoding cysteine--tRNA ligase: MALQFYNTASRKKEIFTLPEGVPAVRMYCCGPTVYHFAHIGNLRTYIFEDFLVRTLNYYGYKVNHIVNITDVGHLTSDADSGDDKMEKGAAREGKSVWDIAKFYTDAFMADWHRLNIQEPTRWTPATQHIQEQIDLVKTLEEKGYTYRTSDGIYFDSLKFPRYADFARLDVENLRKGSRIDMGEKKNATDFALWKFSPKDKKRAMEWDSPWGVGFPGWHIECSAMAMKYNGPTLDIHCGGTDHIRVHHTNEIAQSECANGVQFARFWMHGEFLRTVSEEKLEDGTTEQKFGKMSKSSGEFLTVSLLMDRGFNPLDYRFFAIGSHYRNYLNFTWEALEGAKEGLKSLHKKTDPLIGKATAITSEAAKAFQNEFKDAIGDDLNMPRALGIMNTMLKSDIDDGEKASLVADFDKIFGLKLDQPREEYAKKGANDGVDVAKIEALIAARKEARANKNWAESDRIRDELAAMNVVIKDSKEGTTWEIKG; this comes from the coding sequence ATGGCACTTCAATTCTACAACACTGCATCGCGTAAGAAAGAGATTTTCACACTTCCTGAAGGCGTTCCCGCCGTGCGCATGTACTGTTGCGGCCCGACGGTGTACCATTTCGCCCACATTGGCAACCTCCGCACCTACATTTTCGAAGACTTTCTGGTGCGTACGCTGAACTACTACGGCTACAAGGTGAACCACATCGTGAACATCACCGACGTGGGCCACTTGACCAGCGACGCTGACTCTGGCGACGACAAAATGGAAAAGGGCGCCGCCCGCGAAGGCAAGTCTGTGTGGGATATCGCAAAATTCTACACCGACGCTTTCATGGCCGACTGGCACCGTCTCAACATCCAAGAACCGACCCGCTGGACTCCTGCCACGCAGCACATCCAGGAACAGATTGACCTGGTGAAGACCTTGGAAGAAAAAGGTTACACCTACCGCACCAGCGACGGCATCTACTTCGATAGCCTTAAGTTCCCGCGCTATGCCGACTTTGCCCGCCTCGACGTGGAAAACCTGCGCAAGGGTAGCCGCATCGACATGGGCGAAAAGAAGAACGCCACCGACTTCGCTCTGTGGAAGTTCAGCCCGAAGGACAAGAAGCGCGCCATGGAATGGGACAGCCCGTGGGGCGTCGGTTTCCCCGGCTGGCACATTGAATGCTCCGCCATGGCCATGAAGTACAATGGTCCGACCCTCGACATTCACTGCGGCGGCACCGACCACATCCGCGTGCACCACACGAACGAAATCGCCCAGAGCGAATGCGCCAACGGCGTGCAGTTTGCCCGCTTCTGGATGCACGGCGAATTCCTCCGTACTGTTAGCGAAGAAAAGCTAGAAGACGGAACCACCGAACAGAAGTTCGGCAAGATGAGTAAGTCCAGCGGCGAATTCCTGACGGTCTCGCTCCTCATGGACCGCGGTTTCAATCCGCTCGACTACCGCTTCTTCGCCATCGGCAGTCACTACCGCAACTATCTGAACTTCACGTGGGAAGCTTTGGAAGGCGCTAAGGAAGGCCTGAAGAGTTTGCACAAGAAGACAGACCCGCTGATCGGTAAGGCTACAGCTATCACTAGCGAAGCAGCCAAGGCATTCCAGAATGAATTCAAGGACGCCATCGGCGATGACCTGAACATGCCGCGCGCCCTCGGTATCATGAACACGATGCTCAAGAGCGATATCGATGACGGTGAAAAGGCCTCCCTCGTTGCCGACTTCGACAAGATTTTCGGTTTGAAGCTCGACCAGCCTCGTGAAGAATATGCCAAGAAGGGCGCCAACGACGGAGTGGATGTCGCAAAGATTGAAGCACTGATTGCCGCCCGTAAGGAAGCCCGTGCCAACAAGAACTGGGCCGAAAGTGACCGCATCCGCGACGAACTTGCCGCCATGAACGTGGTCATCAAGGACAGCAAGGAAGGCACGACCTGGGAAATCAAGGGATAG
- a CDS encoding acyltransferase encodes MGRIGWIDEFKGFVLLLVCLYHVEQSFSYAQMGTLHLSALRMSAFFFISGMLFSTRRFPDFKSYFIHKSKVLLFPYIMLSMLFLALDPVVYNFDLFPKAPRMTVMNIRPEIASVWDYLYWNLAKIFVAGKSSIGSGPLWFVFTLYSVSLMFYGIHRAAKKPLIALAAIVSLAGGWLLYKNHIRLPLGIERDLTVLFFFACGWLCREPIKKISSILHNNNQDAVLRSNSGILLTAAIAIIAFVLYAIVENPDPYFSIMNNNLGKSLVGFIASSFFGIAGLVAAFILADKLPNKAPIRIIKGILRNISRNALVILAVHWYILLVMRLLYRAEINQPGIAYLSTLIVTAGVIIAIPLFRCKLYKLLGKEKVSLRESLSIRN; translated from the coding sequence ATGGGTCGAATTGGGTGGATTGACGAGTTCAAGGGATTCGTGTTGTTGCTCGTATGCCTGTACCATGTGGAGCAATCGTTTTCGTATGCGCAGATGGGAACGCTGCATTTGAGCGCGCTACGTATGTCAGCATTCTTCTTTATTTCGGGGATGCTTTTCAGTACGCGCCGTTTTCCTGATTTCAAGAGTTATTTCATCCATAAGAGCAAAGTCCTGTTGTTCCCCTACATCATGCTTTCGATGTTGTTCTTGGCGCTAGACCCGGTCGTGTACAATTTCGACTTGTTTCCGAAAGCGCCGCGCATGACGGTAATGAACATTCGGCCCGAAATTGCGAGCGTATGGGATTACCTCTATTGGAATTTGGCGAAGATTTTTGTGGCAGGGAAATCTTCCATTGGGTCGGGGCCGCTGTGGTTCGTTTTCACGCTGTATTCAGTGAGCCTGATGTTCTATGGGATTCATCGTGCGGCGAAGAAACCTCTAATCGCACTTGCCGCAATCGTAAGCCTTGCAGGAGGTTGGCTCCTATACAAGAATCATATTCGGTTGCCGCTGGGAATTGAGCGGGATTTGACGGTGCTATTCTTCTTCGCTTGTGGCTGGCTGTGCCGCGAGCCGATAAAGAAAATATCAAGCATTCTGCATAACAATAATCAAGATGCAGTCCTTCGGAGCAACTCTGGCATCTTATTGACAGCAGCCATTGCAATCATCGCCTTTGTCCTCTACGCCATCGTCGAGAATCCGGATCCGTACTTTAGCATCATGAACAACAATCTCGGCAAAAGCCTCGTCGGATTCATCGCGAGTTCCTTCTTCGGAATCGCAGGACTTGTTGCCGCGTTCATTCTCGCCGACAAATTGCCGAACAAGGCTCCCATTCGAATTATCAAGGGAATCCTCCGCAACATTTCACGCAATGCGCTCGTGATTCTTGCGGTTCATTGGTACATCCTGCTTGTAATGCGGCTTTTATACCGCGCCGAAATCAACCAGCCCGGAATCGCTTACCTTTCCACGCTGATTGTGACCGCAGGCGTTATCATCGCCATTCCCCTTTTCCGGTGCAAACTCTACAAGCTACTCGGAAAAGAGAAAGTGAGCCTCCGCGAGAGCTTAAGCATCAGAAATTAA
- a CDS encoding MBL fold metallo-hydrolase — MNLKAFTFNSFGVNGFVLSNDAGDAILIDPSAGSEQEEQALARYIEQNKLTVKHLLNTHLHLDHVLGNAFIAKTYGVQPEAHEEDAFLLDLQEEQSQMYGLPMREPSPGLGNYLAEGDAVEVPGIRLQVIHVAGHSPGGIAFYCENPGEVNGQANVPPLLFPGDILFAGSRGRSDLFGDDDHALVSGIKSKLLTLPQKTVVFPGHGPMTTIADERRWY; from the coding sequence ATGAATCTAAAGGCTTTTACATTCAACTCGTTCGGCGTGAACGGTTTCGTTTTAAGCAACGACGCCGGCGATGCCATTCTGATTGACCCGAGCGCAGGAAGCGAGCAAGAGGAACAAGCCCTCGCCCGCTACATTGAGCAGAACAAGCTTACGGTAAAGCACCTGCTAAACACACACCTGCACTTGGACCATGTGCTTGGCAATGCATTCATCGCCAAGACTTATGGTGTGCAGCCCGAGGCGCACGAAGAAGACGCATTCCTCTTGGATTTGCAAGAAGAACAGAGCCAAATGTACGGACTCCCGATGCGTGAGCCTTCGCCCGGACTCGGCAACTACCTTGCCGAGGGCGATGCCGTCGAGGTGCCTGGCATCCGCTTGCAAGTGATTCACGTGGCCGGGCACTCTCCCGGCGGCATCGCGTTTTACTGCGAAAACCCGGGCGAAGTCAACGGCCAAGCGAATGTGCCGCCGTTGCTGTTTCCCGGTGACATTCTATTCGCAGGCAGCCGCGGACGCAGCGATTTATTCGGCGATGACGATCATGCGCTCGTCAGTGGAATCAAGAGCAAACTGCTCACACTCCCGCAAAAAACCGTCGTATTTCCCGGACACGGGCCGATGACGACGATTGCGGATGAGAGGCGCTGGTATTGA